A genomic segment from Ruegeria sp. TM1040 encodes:
- the murD gene encoding UDP-N-acetylmuramoyl-L-alanine--D-glutamate ligase, protein MIPVKGVAGQNVAVLGLGRSGLSAARALREGGAEAICWDDNPAARATAEAEGFTCRELTKQGAFDGISALIVSPGIAHLYPKPNPVIRAALVAGVPVDNDIGLFFRSVATSEWDEFDTAPKVIAVTGSNGKSTTVALLHHILEHVGRNSQMAGNIGRGVLDIDPPVDGGVVVLELSSYQTDLARALTPDVAVFTNLTPDHLDRHAGMGGYFAAKRRLFAEGGPDRAVIGVDEDEGLFLAGQLSEGESDDRVIRISARQKLSGGAGWTVFARKGFLSEYRKGRQAGSIDLRDIPGLPGAHNHQNACAAYAAARTLGLAPRVIEAAMRTYPGLPHRSQRIAEADGVSYVNDSKATNVDSAAKALSAFKNIRWICGGLEKEGGLEALKGATDDVLKAYVIGREAAQFAMQLDVEAEVCTTMAQAVSRAMAEAGPGETVLLAPAAASFDQYDSFEKRGEDFIAEVTARLNG, encoded by the coding sequence ATGATCCCGGTCAAAGGTGTCGCAGGGCAAAACGTGGCTGTGCTGGGGCTTGGGCGCTCGGGGCTCTCTGCGGCGCGGGCCTTGCGCGAAGGCGGGGCAGAGGCGATCTGTTGGGACGATAACCCCGCTGCACGCGCCACTGCCGAGGCAGAGGGCTTCACCTGTCGTGAATTGACCAAGCAGGGCGCATTCGATGGCATCTCCGCCCTCATCGTGTCGCCCGGGATTGCGCATCTTTACCCGAAACCCAATCCGGTTATCCGGGCTGCCCTGGTGGCGGGTGTGCCGGTGGATAATGACATTGGCCTGTTCTTCCGCTCTGTTGCGACCTCGGAGTGGGACGAGTTTGACACCGCGCCGAAGGTGATTGCCGTAACGGGCTCAAACGGCAAATCGACGACGGTTGCCTTGCTGCACCACATTCTTGAACATGTCGGGCGCAACAGTCAGATGGCGGGCAATATCGGGCGCGGGGTGCTGGACATCGACCCACCCGTGGACGGTGGTGTCGTGGTGCTGGAGCTCTCCTCCTATCAAACCGATCTGGCGCGCGCGCTCACACCGGATGTCGCGGTCTTCACCAATCTGACGCCGGATCATCTGGACCGTCACGCTGGAATGGGGGGGTATTTTGCGGCCAAGCGGCGCCTTTTTGCAGAGGGTGGCCCGGATCGCGCGGTCATCGGAGTTGATGAGGACGAGGGGCTTTTCCTTGCAGGGCAACTGAGCGAAGGCGAGAGCGATGATCGCGTGATCCGCATCTCAGCGCGCCAGAAGCTCTCGGGCGGGGCAGGGTGGACCGTCTTTGCTCGCAAGGGGTTCTTGTCGGAGTATCGCAAGGGGCGGCAGGCCGGCTCGATTGATCTTCGCGACATTCCCGGTCTGCCCGGAGCGCATAACCATCAGAACGCCTGCGCGGCCTACGCTGCAGCCCGTACGCTTGGGCTGGCGCCGCGGGTGATCGAGGCGGCGATGCGGACCTATCCGGGGCTGCCGCACCGCAGCCAGCGCATCGCGGAGGCGGATGGGGTATCTTATGTCAATGACAGCAAGGCCACCAACGTCGACAGCGCCGCCAAGGCGCTGAGCGCGTTCAAAAATATCCGCTGGATCTGCGGCGGCTTGGAAAAGGAAGGCGGGCTTGAGGCGCTGAAAGGTGCCACGGATGATGTGCTCAAGGCCTATGTGATCGGCCGCGAGGCGGCGCAATTTGCCATGCAGCTCGATGTGGAGGCCGAGGTCTGCACCACCATGGCGCAAGCTGTCTCGCGTGCCATGGCCGAGGCCGGCCCGGGGGAGACAGTGCTTCTGGCCCCTGCGGCGGCGAGCTTTGATCAATACGACAGTTTTGAAAAACGCGGTGAGGATTTTATCGCTGAGGTCACGGCGCGCCTGAACGGCTAG
- a CDS encoding NAD(P)/FAD-dependent oxidoreductase, with translation MRIKTLILGAGAAGMMCAAHAGGDCLVVDHAKSPGEKIRISGGGRCNFTNMYAAPENYISQNPHFCKSALARYTQWDFIDLVGRHGIAWHEKTLGQLFCDDSARQIVAMLVKELRDAGADLWLQTSVADVVHGRDGYTVRLEREGKPVTITAQNLVLATGGKSIPKMGATGLAYDIAGQFGLPVLETRPGLVPLTFGEGRFKPLAGVSVPARLSNTAASFDEALLFTHRGLSGPAVLQISSYWREGEDILVHLLPELDLFSALRAQRQESGRKDLTTELARHLPARLVEELAQDGSLRGRLADQSDAALEALCARLHSWRLKPTGTEGYRTAEVTLGGIDTDALSSRSMEAKAQPGLYVIGEAVDVTGWLGGYNFQWAWASGHAAGTAIRG, from the coding sequence ATGCGGATAAAAACCTTGATTCTCGGCGCCGGCGCGGCTGGCATGATGTGTGCAGCCCATGCAGGGGGCGATTGCCTCGTGGTGGACCACGCCAAGTCCCCCGGAGAGAAGATCCGCATCTCCGGCGGCGGGCGCTGCAATTTTACCAATATGTATGCCGCACCCGAGAATTACATCTCGCAGAACCCGCATTTCTGTAAATCTGCGCTGGCCCGCTACACGCAATGGGATTTCATTGACCTCGTGGGCCGTCATGGCATCGCGTGGCATGAAAAAACGCTTGGCCAGCTCTTTTGCGATGACTCCGCACGCCAGATCGTCGCGATGCTGGTCAAAGAATTGCGCGACGCCGGGGCTGACCTGTGGTTGCAGACCTCGGTCGCGGATGTGGTGCATGGCCGTGACGGATACACCGTCCGCCTCGAGCGCGAGGGCAAGCCCGTGACGATCACGGCTCAGAACCTCGTGCTGGCAACCGGTGGCAAATCGATCCCCAAGATGGGCGCGACGGGTCTTGCCTATGACATCGCGGGGCAGTTTGGGCTGCCCGTCCTTGAGACCCGCCCCGGGCTTGTTCCCCTCACCTTTGGCGAGGGGCGTTTCAAACCTTTGGCCGGGGTCTCGGTGCCCGCACGGCTCTCCAATACTGCGGCCAGTTTTGACGAGGCGCTGCTCTTCACCCATCGGGGCCTCTCTGGACCGGCGGTTCTGCAGATCTCGAGCTATTGGCGCGAAGGAGAGGACATCTTGGTCCACCTGCTGCCGGAACTGGATCTTTTTTCGGCCCTGCGCGCGCAACGTCAGGAAAGCGGGCGCAAGGATCTGACAACCGAACTGGCGCGCCACCTGCCTGCACGGTTGGTGGAGGAGCTGGCGCAGGACGGCAGCCTCAGGGGGCGTTTGGCCGATCAGTCCGATGCAGCGCTCGAAGCCCTCTGCGCGCGGCTGCACAGTTGGCGACTGAAGCCCACCGGCACCGAGGGCTATCGCACCGCCGAAGTGACGCTGGGCGGGATCGACACCGATGCACTGTCGTCGCGCTCGATGGAGGCCAAGGCGCAGCCCGGCCTCTATGTAATCGGCGAAGCGGTGGACGTGACCGGCTGGCTCGGCGGCTATAACTTCCAGTGGGCCTGGGCGTCGGGCCACGCCGCAGGCACCGCCATTCGGGGCTGA
- the ftsW gene encoding putative lipid II flippase FtsW: MTEMVYGALPAQEGEPILPKWWRTLDKWTMTFIVTLFVIGLLLGLAASVPLAARNGFDNFHYVQRQAFFGSTALVAMVLTSMMSPTLVRRLAVIGFIFAFVALAFLPIFGTDFGKGAVRWYSLGFASVQPSEFLKPGFVVLAAWMIAASQQIYGPPGTLLSFGLCMAVVMLLVMQPDFGQACLILFGWGVMYFVAGAPMLLLVGMAGVVIIGGVIAYSNSEHFARRIDGFLSPDLDPTTQLGYATNAIREGGLFGVGVGEGQVKWSLPDAHTDFIIAVAAEEYGLVLVSIIIFLYAMIVVRSLFRLMRERDTFIRLAGAGLACTFGVQAMINMGVAVRLLPAKGMTLPFVSYGGSSLIAGGIAMGMLLAFTRTRPQGEIADALRGRGRG, from the coding sequence ATGACTGAGATGGTCTATGGCGCGCTTCCCGCGCAAGAGGGGGAGCCGATCCTCCCGAAATGGTGGCGGACACTGGACAAGTGGACGATGACTTTCATCGTTACCCTGTTTGTGATCGGCTTGCTTTTGGGGCTTGCGGCTTCGGTCCCGCTGGCGGCGCGCAACGGGTTTGACAACTTCCACTATGTGCAGCGACAGGCCTTCTTTGGGAGCACGGCGCTGGTGGCGATGGTGCTCACGTCTATGATGTCACCCACCTTGGTGCGCAGGTTGGCGGTCATCGGGTTTATCTTTGCCTTTGTGGCGCTTGCCTTCCTGCCGATCTTTGGCACGGACTTCGGCAAAGGCGCAGTGCGCTGGTACAGTCTGGGCTTTGCCTCGGTACAGCCGTCGGAATTCCTGAAGCCCGGTTTTGTGGTGCTGGCCGCATGGATGATTGCCGCCAGCCAACAGATCTATGGGCCGCCGGGCACGCTGTTGTCCTTTGGTCTCTGCATGGCGGTGGTGATGCTTTTGGTGATGCAGCCCGACTTTGGTCAGGCCTGCCTCATTCTCTTTGGTTGGGGGGTCATGTATTTTGTCGCGGGCGCGCCGATGCTGTTGCTTGTGGGGATGGCCGGGGTTGTCATTATCGGCGGCGTCATCGCCTATTCCAACTCAGAGCACTTCGCCCGCCGCATCGATGGCTTCCTGAGCCCTGATCTCGACCCCACCACGCAGCTTGGCTATGCGACCAATGCGATCCGCGAGGGCGGATTGTTTGGTGTCGGCGTCGGCGAGGGGCAGGTGAAATGGTCGCTGCCGGATGCGCATACCGATTTCATCATTGCTGTAGCTGCCGAGGAATACGGGCTGGTGCTCGTCTCCATCATCATCTTCCTCTATGCGATGATCGTTGTGCGCTCGCTGTTCCGCCTGATGCGCGAGCGGGACACATTCATCCGCCTTGCCGGTGCGGGGCTTGCCTGCACTTTTGGGGTTCAGGCGATGATCAACATGGGCGTTGCGGTGCGTCTTCTGCCTGCGAAAGGCATGACTTTGCCGTTCGTGAGCTACGGTGGCTCCTCCCTCATTGCAGGCGGCATCGCGATGGGTATGCTCCTGGCCTTCACACGGACCCGACCTCAGGGCGAAATCGCGGACGCATTGCGCGGACGCGGGCGCGGCTGA
- a CDS encoding UDP-N-acetylglucosamine--N-acetylmuramyl-(pentapeptide) pyrophosphoryl-undecaprenol N-acetylglucosamine transferase encodes MTQKLLLMAAGGTGGHMFPAQALAEAMLRKGWRVKLSTDPRGARYTGGFPHMTEITEVSSATFARGGLLAKAMVAPRIAAGVASMAMQMRRDRPDVVIGFGGYPSIPALGAATLLGLPRMIHEQNGVLGKVNQKFATRVAEVACGVWPTDLPAGAEGIHVGNPVRAAVLERQGAPYIPPGDYPMSLLVMGGSQGARILSDVVPGAIAALPETLRRHLRVSHQAREEDMARVAQFYADAGIDAEVQTFFADVPSRISEAQLVISRSGASSIADISVIGRPSILIPLATAAGDHQTANTRGLVEAGGAIRIPESALDTTSLAEQIAAVLTNAEGATQMAHAALSTGIPDATERLVARVEHLSEEAAP; translated from the coding sequence ATGACACAGAAACTGCTCCTGATGGCGGCAGGCGGCACCGGGGGGCATATGTTCCCCGCGCAGGCCTTGGCCGAGGCGATGCTGCGCAAGGGCTGGCGGGTGAAGCTCTCGACGGACCCGCGCGGTGCACGCTACACGGGCGGCTTTCCTCATATGACCGAGATCACGGAGGTCTCCTCGGCGACATTTGCGCGAGGCGGGCTGCTGGCAAAGGCCATGGTCGCGCCGCGGATCGCCGCCGGCGTTGCGTCTATGGCGATGCAGATGCGCCGCGACCGGCCCGATGTGGTGATCGGCTTTGGCGGCTATCCGTCCATTCCGGCACTCGGGGCAGCGACGCTTCTGGGACTGCCGCGCATGATCCACGAGCAAAACGGCGTGCTTGGCAAAGTGAACCAGAAATTTGCAACCCGCGTGGCCGAAGTGGCCTGCGGCGTCTGGCCCACGGACTTACCCGCAGGTGCCGAGGGTATTCATGTCGGCAATCCGGTGCGGGCCGCCGTTCTGGAGCGCCAGGGCGCGCCCTATATCCCGCCCGGCGATTATCCGATGTCGCTTCTGGTGATGGGCGGCAGCCAGGGCGCGCGTATCCTGTCGGATGTGGTTCCCGGAGCCATCGCGGCGCTGCCCGAGACCTTGCGCCGCCATCTGCGCGTCAGCCATCAGGCCCGCGAAGAGGATATGGCACGGGTTGCGCAGTTTTATGCCGACGCAGGAATTGATGCCGAGGTCCAGACCTTCTTTGCCGATGTGCCGTCGCGGATCTCCGAGGCGCAGCTGGTGATCTCGCGCTCCGGGGCGTCCTCGATTGCGGATATTTCGGTGATCGGCCGTCCGTCGATCCTGATCCCGCTGGCCACGGCCGCAGGCGACCATCAAACCGCGAATACCCGAGGGCTGGTTGAGGCCGGAGGCGCGATCCGTATTCCCGAGAGCGCCCTTGACACCACCTCGCTTGCAGAGCAAATCGCCGCAGTCCTGACCAATGCCGAAGGGGCCACGCAGATGGCCCATGCCGCTTTGAGCACAGGCATTCCAGATGCCACGGAACGTCTTGTGGCGCGTGTTGAACATTTGTCCGAGGAAGCTGCCCCATGA
- the murC gene encoding UDP-N-acetylmuramate--L-alanine ligase translates to MTPATKLPGDVGPIHFVGIGGIGMSGIAEVLLNLGYVVQGSDLKSSRITQRLERLGATIFEGQRAENLEDAEVVVISSAIKPGNAELDEARLRGLPVVRRAEMLAELMRLKSNIAIGGTHGKTTTTTMMAELMVAGGFDPTVVNGGIIHAYGSNARMGQGEWMVVEADESDGTFNRLPATIAVVTNIDPEHMEHWGDFDRLRDGFYEFVSNLPFYGLAVCCTDHAEVQALVGRITDRRVVTYGFNAQADVRAVNLTYKGGVAHFDILLQAEGQKIEGCTLPMPGDHNVSNALSAVAVCRHLGMKREEIRTALAAFGGVNRRFTKVGEVDGVTIIDDYGHHPVEIAAVLKAARQAIGTEGEGRVIAVHQPHRYSRLSNLFDDFCACFNDADVVAIAEVFAAGEDPIEGASRDDLVAGLIRHGHRHARAILNEDDLLRLVREQTRPGDMVVCLGAGTISAWANGLPERLRG, encoded by the coding sequence ATGACCCCTGCCACCAAACTGCCCGGCGACGTCGGCCCGATCCATTTTGTCGGTATTGGCGGCATCGGGATGTCTGGCATCGCCGAGGTGCTTTTGAACCTTGGCTATGTGGTGCAGGGCTCGGATCTCAAGTCCTCCAGGATCACCCAGCGGCTCGAACGCCTTGGCGCAACGATTTTTGAAGGCCAGCGCGCCGAGAACCTCGAAGATGCCGAGGTCGTGGTGATCTCGTCCGCGATCAAACCCGGCAACGCCGAACTCGACGAAGCCCGCTTGCGTGGCTTGCCGGTGGTGCGCCGCGCTGAAATGCTGGCCGAGCTCATGCGGCTCAAGTCCAATATTGCCATTGGCGGCACCCACGGCAAAACCACCACCACCACCATGATGGCAGAGCTGATGGTGGCGGGTGGCTTTGATCCGACCGTTGTGAACGGAGGCATCATTCATGCCTATGGGTCGAACGCGCGGATGGGGCAGGGCGAATGGATGGTGGTGGAGGCCGACGAGAGTGACGGCACCTTCAACCGTCTGCCTGCCACGATCGCGGTTGTGACCAATATCGACCCCGAGCACATGGAGCATTGGGGCGACTTTGATCGCCTGCGCGACGGATTTTATGAATTTGTCTCCAACCTTCCGTTCTATGGTCTCGCGGTATGCTGTACCGACCACGCCGAAGTACAGGCGCTTGTTGGCCGGATCACCGATCGCCGCGTTGTCACCTACGGGTTCAACGCGCAGGCTGACGTGCGCGCGGTGAACCTCACCTACAAAGGAGGCGTGGCGCATTTCGACATCCTGCTGCAGGCTGAGGGTCAAAAAATCGAAGGCTGTACGCTGCCGATGCCTGGGGATCACAATGTCTCCAACGCGCTCTCTGCGGTGGCCGTCTGTCGTCACCTCGGCATGAAGCGCGAAGAGATCCGCACAGCCCTTGCCGCCTTTGGTGGGGTCAATCGTCGCTTTACCAAAGTGGGCGAAGTGGATGGTGTCACCATCATTGATGATTACGGCCATCACCCGGTGGAAATTGCCGCCGTCCTCAAAGCTGCGCGACAAGCCATCGGCACCGAGGGCGAGGGGCGCGTGATCGCCGTCCACCAGCCGCACCGCTATTCGAGGCTCTCCAACCTCTTTGACGATTTCTGCGCCTGTTTCAATGACGCCGATGTCGTGGCCATAGCCGAGGTGTTTGCCGCCGGCGAAGATCCCATCGAAGGTGCGAGCCGCGACGATCTGGTGGCAGGGTTGATCCGGCATGGTCATCGCCATGCCCGCGCGATCCTCAACGAAGATGACCTGCTGCGCCTCGTGCGTGAACAGACGCGCCCCGGTGACATGGTGGTGTGCCTTGGTGCAGGGACGATTTCGGCATGGGCAAACGGATTGCCCGAGAGGCTTCGGGGGTGA
- a CDS encoding DUF2484 family protein yields MNISLILACIWILVANVLALIPSRDNHWTRAYVLIAIGIPLLGYVTYENGPWWGLAMLVAGMSILRWPVIYLLRWMRRG; encoded by the coding sequence ATGAATATCTCCCTGATCCTTGCGTGCATTTGGATCTTGGTCGCCAATGTGCTGGCGCTCATACCCTCGCGCGACAATCACTGGACACGCGCTTATGTACTGATCGCGATCGGCATACCGCTGTTGGGCTATGTGACATATGAAAACGGCCCCTGGTGGGGGCTGGCGATGCTGGTGGCCGGTATGTCGATCCTACGCTGGCCCGTGATTTACCTGTTGCGCTGGATGCGACGCGGCTAG
- the murB gene encoding UDP-N-acetylmuramate dehydrogenase — MTDLPAVRGRLTPNRDLSDLTWLRVGGPADYLFQPADLEDLQEFLRNLPADMDVFPMGVGSNLIVRDGGLRSVVIRLGRGFNGIEVDGDTVTAGAAALDAHVARKSAEAGVDLTFLRTIPGSIGGAVRMNAGCYGSYVADVFMSAQVVLRDGSLATLSAEDLQFKYRQTELAPGAVLVSATLRGPKGDPDALAARMEDQLRKRDETQPTKERSAGSTFRNPAGFSSTGKADDVMDLKAWKVIDNAGLRGATLGGAQMSEKHSNFMINAGGATAADLEGLGENVRKKVYADSGIWLEWEIMRVGDPKRS; from the coding sequence ATGACCGACCTTCCTGCTGTGCGCGGGCGCCTGACGCCGAACCGAGACCTTTCCGATCTGACTTGGCTGCGTGTCGGAGGTCCAGCGGATTACCTGTTCCAGCCAGCCGATCTGGAGGATCTGCAAGAATTCCTGCGGAATCTACCGGCAGATATGGACGTCTTTCCCATGGGCGTTGGCTCCAATCTGATTGTGCGTGATGGCGGGTTGCGTTCGGTGGTGATCCGTCTTGGGCGCGGCTTCAACGGGATCGAGGTCGACGGCGACACGGTGACTGCGGGCGCGGCGGCGCTTGATGCACATGTGGCACGAAAATCGGCCGAGGCAGGAGTGGACCTGACGTTTCTGCGCACGATCCCCGGCAGTATTGGCGGCGCCGTGCGAATGAACGCGGGGTGCTATGGTTCGTATGTGGCGGATGTCTTTATGTCCGCGCAGGTGGTGCTGCGGGACGGCAGCCTTGCGACGCTTTCGGCAGAGGATCTGCAGTTCAAGTACCGCCAGACCGAGCTGGCGCCCGGCGCAGTTCTCGTGTCCGCAACGCTGCGAGGCCCCAAGGGGGACCCGGATGCCCTGGCGGCGCGCATGGAGGACCAGCTGCGCAAACGCGACGAGACCCAGCCGACAAAGGAACGCTCTGCGGGGTCCACCTTCCGCAACCCGGCGGGGTTCTCGTCCACTGGCAAGGCGGATGATGTCATGGATCTCAAGGCCTGGAAGGTGATTGACAACGCAGGCTTGCGCGGTGCCACCCTTGGAGGGGCGCAGATGAGTGAAAAACATTCCAACTTCATGATTAACGCCGGTGGCGCAACCGCCGCCGATCTGGAAGGATTGGGCGAAAATGTGCGAAAAAAGGTTTACGCGGACTCAGGCATTTGGCTAGAATGGGAAATCATGCGTGTGGGCGATCCTAAGCGGTCGTGA
- a CDS encoding D-alanine--D-alanine ligase has translation MLMGGPSAEREVSLSTGRECARALRGQGYEVVEVDAGPDLVAQLNDIKPDVAFNALHGRWGEDGCVQGLLEWLRIPYTHSGVLASALAMDKERSKAAYRTAGLPVVDSVIAAKADVMARHVIAPPYVVKPNNEGSSVGIYIVHEATNSPPQLSEEMPAQVMVEAYAPGREMTVTVMGDRALCVTDILTDGWYDYEAKYATGGSRHVLPAEIPDEIADLCHDYALRAHQVLGCRGISRTDFRWDEARGADGLVLLETNTQPGMTPTSLSPEQAEHVGLTFGQLCAWLVEDASCER, from the coding sequence ATGTTGATGGGTGGCCCCTCGGCCGAGCGCGAGGTGTCTTTGTCGACGGGGCGCGAATGCGCCCGCGCACTCAGAGGACAGGGCTACGAGGTGGTCGAGGTCGATGCAGGCCCCGACCTTGTAGCGCAACTCAATGACATCAAACCGGATGTGGCTTTCAACGCTCTGCATGGGCGTTGGGGAGAAGACGGGTGTGTGCAGGGGCTTCTTGAGTGGCTGCGCATCCCCTACACCCATTCCGGCGTGCTGGCCTCTGCACTGGCGATGGACAAGGAGCGCTCCAAGGCGGCCTATCGTACCGCAGGCCTGCCGGTGGTCGACAGTGTGATCGCCGCCAAAGCAGACGTGATGGCCCGCCATGTGATCGCGCCGCCCTATGTGGTGAAGCCTAATAATGAGGGTTCGTCGGTTGGCATTTACATCGTTCACGAGGCCACCAACAGCCCGCCGCAGCTCTCTGAAGAGATGCCTGCACAGGTGATGGTCGAGGCCTATGCGCCTGGTCGCGAGATGACAGTGACCGTGATGGGGGATCGCGCGCTCTGTGTGACCGACATCCTCACCGATGGCTGGTACGACTATGAGGCCAAATATGCCACGGGTGGCTCGCGCCATGTATTGCCTGCCGAGATCCCGGACGAAATCGCCGATCTATGCCATGATTACGCCCTGCGCGCCCATCAGGTGCTTGGGTGTCGCGGGATTTCGCGTACGGATTTTCGCTGGGATGAGGCGCGCGGCGCTGATGGGCTGGTGCTGCTTGAAACCAACACGCAACCGGGGATGACGCCGACCTCGTTATCGCCTGAACAGGCCGAGCATGTTGGTCTCACATTCGGGCAACTGTGCGCCTGGTTGGTGGAGGACGCGTCATGCGAGCGCTGA
- a CDS encoding cell division protein FtsQ/DivIB — MRALTSRLSRSRAGESKADPAPSRLKYRIQRWMLTPGIRTGLRVGLPLGVLFIAAGSYLASETRRDHLMALYNEARASFETRPEFMVNVMAIDGAGESVATDIREVTSLDLPVSSFDLDLAAIRDLIVGLDPVKTASVRIRPGGILQVDVEEREPAIVWRSRDGLALLDETGAFVAELGQRSLHPDLPLIAGRGADERAPEALRLFAAARPLGSRLRGIVRIGERRWDVVLDRGQRIQLPVKRPVAALERVIAVSEVKDLLERDVAVVDLRLPTRLTVRMNAPAVEDWWRIRQLNESSY, encoded by the coding sequence ATGCGAGCGCTGACCTCTCGTTTGTCCCGCAGCCGCGCAGGTGAAAGCAAAGCTGACCCAGCGCCTTCACGATTGAAATACCGGATCCAGCGCTGGATGTTGACGCCGGGCATTCGAACCGGTTTGCGGGTGGGGCTTCCGCTCGGGGTTCTTTTTATCGCTGCCGGGAGTTATCTGGCCAGCGAGACCCGCCGCGATCATCTGATGGCTCTTTATAATGAGGCCCGCGCCTCCTTTGAGACCCGTCCGGAATTCATGGTCAACGTCATGGCAATCGACGGCGCGGGCGAAAGTGTGGCGACCGATATTCGCGAGGTGACCTCGCTGGATCTTCCGGTCAGTTCCTTTGATCTTGATCTGGCGGCCATTCGCGATCTGATCGTGGGGCTTGATCCTGTGAAAACCGCATCGGTGCGGATCCGGCCCGGAGGGATCCTGCAGGTTGATGTGGAAGAGCGCGAACCAGCAATTGTCTGGCGCAGCCGCGATGGGCTGGCGCTGCTGGATGAGACCGGTGCATTTGTGGCCGAGCTTGGCCAGCGCAGCCTGCATCCGGATCTGCCGCTGATCGCTGGGCGGGGGGCGGATGAACGCGCTCCCGAGGCACTGCGCCTTTTTGCGGCCGCGCGCCCGCTAGGCAGTCGTTTGCGCGGCATCGTGCGTATCGGCGAGCGCCGCTGGGACGTGGTTCTGGACCGTGGCCAGCGTATTCAGCTGCCTGTAAAGCGCCCTGTCGCGGCGCTTGAGCGGGTAATCGCGGTCAGCGAAGTCAAAGATCTGTTGGAACGGGATGTCGCAGTCGTGGATCTGCGCCTGCCCACGCGTCTAACCGTTAGAATGAACGCGCCAGCCGTAGAGGACTGGTGGCGCATCCGTCAATTGAATGAGAGCTCCTATTGA
- the ftsA gene encoding cell division protein FtsA, whose product MTDLYQSQRAMRQMRRQAMQRGVVAILDVGSSKISCLVLRFDGVTRLSEDNSIGSLAGQSGFRVIGAATTRSRGVQFGEVCAMQETERAIRTAVQAAQKMAEVRVDHVIACFAGALPRSYGLDATVELEGQEVTENEIARVLAACEVPEYGAGREVLHAQPVNFALDNRSGLEDPRGQMGQALSVDMHMLTVEAAAIQNLVRCVQRCDLELAGIASSAYVSGISALVEDEQELGAACIDMGGGTTSVSIFMKKHMIYADAVRMGGDHVTSDISMGLGVPTATAERIKTMSGGVHATGADDRDMIDIGGETGDWERDRRTVSRAELIGIMRPRVEEILEEVRVRLDAAGFDHLPSQQIVLTGGSSQILGLDGLASRILGQQVRLGRPMRVHGLPQAVTGPGFASAVGMCLFAAHPQDEWWDFDAPVDRMAGGSMRRVVRWFKDNW is encoded by the coding sequence ATGACAGACCTGTATCAATCCCAACGTGCGATGCGGCAAATGCGCCGCCAGGCGATGCAACGCGGTGTGGTGGCCATTCTGGATGTGGGCAGTTCCAAGATATCCTGCTTGGTACTGAGGTTTGATGGCGTCACGCGCCTGAGCGAAGACAATTCGATCGGGTCTCTTGCGGGGCAGTCGGGTTTTCGCGTGATTGGCGCGGCGACGACCCGTTCGCGCGGGGTGCAGTTTGGCGAAGTCTGCGCCATGCAGGAAACCGAGCGCGCCATTCGCACCGCCGTGCAGGCGGCGCAAAAGATGGCTGAAGTCCGGGTTGACCATGTGATCGCTTGTTTCGCCGGCGCACTGCCGCGGTCTTATGGGCTTGATGCCACGGTGGAACTCGAAGGGCAGGAAGTCACCGAGAATGAGATCGCACGTGTGCTGGCGGCCTGCGAAGTGCCGGAATACGGCGCCGGGCGCGAGGTTTTGCACGCGCAACCTGTGAACTTCGCGCTCGACAACCGATCTGGTCTTGAAGACCCGCGCGGCCAGATGGGGCAGGCGCTCTCTGTTGATATGCATATGCTCACGGTCGAAGCTGCCGCCATCCAGAACCTGGTGCGCTGTGTGCAGCGCTGCGATCTGGAACTGGCGGGGATTGCCTCTTCGGCCTATGTCTCGGGGATCTCAGCCCTTGTGGAAGATGAGCAAGAACTCGGCGCGGCCTGCATCGACATGGGGGGCGGCACCACTTCGGTGTCGATCTTCATGAAGAAACACATGATCTATGCCGATGCGGTGCGCATGGGGGGGGATCACGTTACCAGTGATATTTCCATGGGGCTCGGCGTGCCCACAGCAACTGCCGAGCGGATCAAGACCATGTCTGGCGGCGTACATGCGACTGGTGCGGATGATCGCGACATGATCGACATCGGCGGCGAGACAGGCGATTGGGAGCGGGATCGCCGCACCGTTAGCCGGGCGGAGCTCATTGGGATCATGCGTCCCCGCGTCGAGGAAATCCTGGAAGAAGTGCGCGTCCGTCTCGATGCCGCCGGATTCGACCATCTGCCGAGCCAGCAAATCGTGCTGACCGGCGGCTCCAGCCAGATCCTCGGGCTTGATGGTCTTGCAAGCCGCATACTCGGCCAGCAAGTGCGCCTTGGGCGACCGATGCGTGTGCATGGTCTGCCGCAGGCTGTGACCGGGCCGGGCTTTGCCTCTGCCGTCGGCATGTGTCTGTTTGCAGCGCATCCGCAGGACGAGTGGTGGGATTTCGACGCGCCGGTGGACCGGATGGCTGGCGGCTCGATGCGCCGCGTCGTGCGTTGGTTTAAGGACAACTGGTGA